The genomic window CGATCGCCGCTCGATTTTGAAGGGATCCAATCGCCATAATGGAGGGCGCAGCGTATCCTGCTCGCCGATGCGAGGAATCCGACTCTTTTCCGTGGCCGCCGGCGCCGCACTGTTGATCGCGGCCGCGCTCGCGACCGGCTGCGCCAGCGCCGGCAAGACACCGGATTCCAAGCACCAGCGCGGCATCGAAAGCCTGGACAATCGCGAGCCGCTGAAAGTCGGCGTGATCGACCTTCCCCCCTACGCGTTCCGATCGGGCGGCGGGCATTGGTCGGGCCTGGCGGTCACGCTCTTCCATCAGATCGCCAAGTCCTCCAGCCTGAAATACTCCTTCGTGGAATTCAAGGACATGCCGGAGCTGGTGCGGGCCATCGAATCGAATTCCATCGACCTGGCCGCGATCGCGGTGGATCCCACCCCCGAATATGAATTGATCATGAATTTCTCGAACTCGTTCGACGAGAGCGGCACCAGCATCGTCATCCGCAAGCAGAAGTCGCTTCCGTTCCTGGAGATGATCGAGCAAATCTGGCAATCCAACATTCCCGCCTTCACCGGCATCGTGCTGCTGGTGCTCTGCGTGGTCGGCATCCTGGTGGGCTTCGCCGAGCGGAAGAAGAACCCGTCGCATTTCGGTGGAAGCTTCCTGGGCACCATCGGCGAGGGGTTGTGGTGGAGCTCCTCCACCATGAGCACGGTGGGCTACGGCGACCGCGTGCCGACCACCCGCAGGGGCCGCGCGCTGGGCGGGCTGTGGATGCTGATCTCCTTCGGGCTCATGACGGTCCTGGCGGGCATGTTCTCGAGTGTCCTCACCATGTCGCAGTTCAACTCGCTCATTCGCTCGGTCAACGACCTGGCGCAGACCCGGTGCGGCGCCGTGGAGAATTCCGCCGCGTACGACGACGGCAAGGACTTGAAGCTCGCCATGAGCCCCTACTCGACGCAGGAAGATGCTCTGACCGCCCTGGCCAAGGGAGAGATCGGCGCCGTGCTGGGCGACACCGTGCAGATGCGGTGGATCCTGGAGCAGCCCGAATGGAAGGGTCTGGCCATGCTGCCCGCGCCGCTGGTCACCCTGTATGCCGCGTTTCCAATCTCCAACAGCGTGGATCAGCGCACCCTCGACGTCATCAATTTCCACCTGCTCAAGATCACCGACTCACCGGAGTGGGAAAACATCCGCCACCTCTTTCTCGGAGCCCAGCATGAATGACTCGTCCGCGTTTCTCGGCGTCCCCCGCTGCCTGATCGGCATGGTGCATCTGGCGGCGCTGCCGGGATCGCCCCGCTCGGAGCTGCGCGTCTCGGAGATCGCCCGCCAGGCGGTGATCGAAGCCAAATTGCTCGAGAAGGCCGGCTTCGACGCCATCCTGATCGAGAACATGAACGACCTGCCCTACCTGCGGCGGAATGTGGGCAGCGAGATCACCGCGGCGATGACGGCCTGCGCCCTGTCCATCCGCGCGGCGGTCGAGGTGCCGATCGGGCTGCAGATCCTGGCCGGTGCGAATTGCGAGGCGATGAGCGCGGCCCACGCCTGCGGCGCCTCCTTCATCCGCGCCGAGGGCTTCGCGCTGGCCGCCATCGCCGACGAGGGGATCTTCGACCAGGCCGACGCGGGGCCGCTGCTGCGCCACCGCAAGATGCTGGGGGCCGAACGCGTGCTGATCGCGGCCGATGTCCTCAAGAAGCACTCGAGCCATGCCATCACGTCGGATCTCAGCGCCGCCGAGCAGACCCGCACCCTGATGTTCTGCGGCGCGGACGCGGTCATCGTGACCGGCAGCGCCACCGGGCAGCCCGTCAACTTCGAGCAGCTGGGCCTGGTGAAGGAGGTCTCGCGCGTGCCGGTGCTGGTGGGTTCGGGGGCGCGGGCCGACAACGTTTCCGAGCTGCTGGAGATCGCCGACGCCATCATCGTCGGCAGCGACCTGAAGCGCGGCGGTCGCTGGCAGAATCCGATCGACCCGGCGCGAGCCAAGGCTTTTGTGAAGGCGGCACGGCGATAGCACGGCGAGGCGCGGGCGCGCCTCGCGCGATACCGCTCTCGGCGCCGCGTGGGTTTGGCTAGGATTGCCGCATGCAGGTTTGGCTCAACGGCCGCATTCTTCCCCTTGAAAAGGCCATGATCAGCCCGCTGGACCGCGGGTTTTTGTTTGGCGACGGCGTCTACGAAATGGTTCGCTTCTTCGATCGCGTCGGCATGGCCATGGCGGCGCACATCGAGCGCCTCGACCGCAGCCTGAGGCTTTCGCGCATCGAGGGATTCGACGCCTCCGGGCTGCCCGCGCTCTGCGAGAGCCTGCTCGATGCGGAGGATCTGCGCGACGCGAGCGTGTATCTGCAGATCACCCGCGGCGCGGCCGCCACGCGATCGCATCTGCCCCCCGCCGGCATCCAACCCACAGTCTTCGCCATGGCTTCACCCTGCGGCGCATTGAGCACGCTCGAGGCCGCGGAGCCGATCGCGCTTTCCGTGCAACCCGATCAGCGCTGGCAGCGCTGCGAGATCAAGTCGATCAGCCTGATGGGCAGCATCCTGCCCATGCTTGAGGCGCGTGTGCACGGCGCGGAGGAGGCCATCCTGGTTCGCGACGGTCGGGTCAGCGAGGGATCGAGCTCGAATGTCTTCGTGGTGCGCGGCCGCGAGGTCGCCACGCCGCCCATCGATAGCGACCCGGCGATTCTCCACGGCACCATGCGCACGCTGGCGATCGACGCGGCGCGGCAGATCGGCCTGAAGGTCGCCATCCGGCCGGTGATGGAAGCGGAGCTTGCGGCGGCGGACGAGATCTGGATCACCAGCAGCCGCCGCGTGCTGGCGGGATGCGTCGCGCTCAACGGCGCGCCCTTTGGCGGCGGCCGTCCGGCGAAGCTGGGCGACGACGTCGTCCGCGCCATGCGCCGGGCGGTGGAAAATCTCCTGGTCAAGATTCCCTAGAATCAGGCTCCCATGTCCGCACTGCTCGCCATTTCCGTCGGCAACACCTGCACCTCCTTCGGCCGTTTCGTCGACCGCAAGCTGGTGGCGTCGGAGCGCGTCGAGAACGCGCAGGAGCAAGCCATCGTCGACGGCATCGCGACCGCATGGGGCGAGCTGGCCGACCCGGACGCGATCGTGGTGATCGCCAGCGTGAATGACGCCTTCGCCGCGCCGCTCAAGAGCAAGATCGAGAAGCGCCTGAAGACCGAGGTGCTGCGCATCGGCAGCGACTTGCCCGTGCCCATCGGCATCTGCCTGGACGCCGGCGCCACTCCCGGCCAGGACCGGTTGCTCGCCGCCGCCGCGGCCTACGACTCGCTCAAGCAGGCGGTCGTGGTGGTCGATGCGGGCACCGCGATGACCGTTGACTTCGTCGATGGCGAGGGTGTCTTCCACGGCGGAGCCATCATTCCCGGCGCCGCGCTGCAGTTGAAGTCTCTTCACGAGCACACGGCGGCGCTGCCCCGTGTGGCCTTCGCCCAGCCCGATCCCAAGGAGCCCTTCGGAAGAAACACCGCGGCGGCGATGCTGCTGGGTGTCTACGAAGGAATGCGCGGCGCCATGCACCGGCTGGTGGAGCGCTACGCCGAGCACTACAAGGCCTTTCCCATGGTGGTGGTCACCGGCGGCGACGCCGACGTGCTCTTCACCGACGACGACCTGGTCGACCGCCACGTGCCCGACCTGGTGCTGATGGGCATCCGCGTGGCGGCGGAGAAATCCATCGAAGAGGACTCGTCCGATCACGACGCCTCCGTCGACGCGCGGGAGGAATGACCGTGGGCGGCGGCATGGCCAGCTGGCTCACCGCGGGAGGCGCCGGCGCGATCGCTGCCTTTCAAGTCGATGCGGAACCCCCGCTGCTTGCCGGCGCGCTGGGCATCGATCTGCCTGCCATCGGCGAAGCGGGCCTGCGCCGCATCTGTGATCTCGACGACGCAGTGGTCCTGCGCACGAGCGCGAGGACGCTTCTGGTCACGCCACACGGCGGCGCCCGGATTCGTCAGCGCCTGGTTCGGGCCCTGATGGACGCCGGCGTCGCGTTCGCATCGCCCGAACAACGGGCGCCTGAAGAGATTTATGTCGAGGCGGCCAACGAACTCGAGGCGCGCATGCTCCAGGCGGTTGCTCAGGCGGCAAGCGCCGACGCCATCCCCCTCCTGCTGGCCCAACCCGGGCGATGGAAATTATTCGGCGAGCCGACGTCGCAAGACCTGCCCCGCTCGCAACGGCTTCGATGCCTCATCCATCCTCCGACGGTGGTCCTTGCCGGCGCACCGAACGCGGGCAAGAGCACGCTGCTCAACGCACTGGTCGGCCGGACCGCCGCGGTTGCGTCGCCCGTCGCGGGCACGACGCGCGATTTCGTCTCCGCCAGGGTCCTGCTGGCTGGGCTTACTTGCCGCGTGGTCGACGCGCCGGGCTTTGCCACGTCGGATGACGCCATCGAGCAGGCGGCGATCGCCCGCGCTCGTCGCGAGCTCGCCGAAGCCGATCTCGTCATCGCGCTGGCCGCGCCGCACCAGGCCTGGCCTTCCTTCGAACAAGATCGCGTGCTCCGCATCCGAACCATGTCCGATCTGCCCCGCTCCGCGCCTTCTATCGGTGACAATGGCAACGCACTTCGCGTCAGCGCGAAAACCGGCGAGGGTCTGATCGAATTTGCCCGGGCCATCCGCGAAATCCTCGTGCCCGCCGCCGATCTCGCCAGCAACCGACCCTGGCAATTCTGGTAGGCGGCGATCAAAGGCCCATGATCGAGTAGCCGCTGTCCACGTAGATCGTCTGGCCGGTCACGCCGCCGGCCATGCTCGAGAGCAGCCACGCCGCGGTGTCGC from Planctomycetota bacterium includes these protein-coding regions:
- a CDS encoding transporter substrate-binding domain-containing protein is translated as MRGIRLFSVAAGAALLIAAALATGCASAGKTPDSKHQRGIESLDNREPLKVGVIDLPPYAFRSGGGHWSGLAVTLFHQIAKSSSLKYSFVEFKDMPELVRAIESNSIDLAAIAVDPTPEYELIMNFSNSFDESGTSIVIRKQKSLPFLEMIEQIWQSNIPAFTGIVLLVLCVVGILVGFAERKKNPSHFGGSFLGTIGEGLWWSSSTMSTVGYGDRVPTTRRGRALGGLWMLISFGLMTVLAGMFSSVLTMSQFNSLIRSVNDLAQTRCGAVENSAAYDDGKDLKLAMSPYSTQEDALTALAKGEIGAVLGDTVQMRWILEQPEWKGLAMLPAPLVTLYAAFPISNSVDQRTLDVINFHLLKITDSPEWENIRHLFLGAQHE
- a CDS encoding BtpA/SgcQ family protein, which codes for MNDSSAFLGVPRCLIGMVHLAALPGSPRSELRVSEIARQAVIEAKLLEKAGFDAILIENMNDLPYLRRNVGSEITAAMTACALSIRAAVEVPIGLQILAGANCEAMSAAHACGASFIRAEGFALAAIADEGIFDQADAGPLLRHRKMLGAERVLIAADVLKKHSSHAITSDLSAAEQTRTLMFCGADAVIVTGSATGQPVNFEQLGLVKEVSRVPVLVGSGARADNVSELLEIADAIIVGSDLKRGGRWQNPIDPARAKAFVKAARR
- a CDS encoding aminotransferase class IV, whose protein sequence is MQVWLNGRILPLEKAMISPLDRGFLFGDGVYEMVRFFDRVGMAMAAHIERLDRSLRLSRIEGFDASGLPALCESLLDAEDLRDASVYLQITRGAAATRSHLPPAGIQPTVFAMASPCGALSTLEAAEPIALSVQPDQRWQRCEIKSISLMGSILPMLEARVHGAEEAILVRDGRVSEGSSSNVFVVRGREVATPPIDSDPAILHGTMRTLAIDAARQIGLKVAIRPVMEAELAAADEIWITSSRRVLAGCVALNGAPFGGGRPAKLGDDVVRAMRRAVENLLVKIP
- a CDS encoding type III pantothenate kinase, whose product is MSALLAISVGNTCTSFGRFVDRKLVASERVENAQEQAIVDGIATAWGELADPDAIVVIASVNDAFAAPLKSKIEKRLKTEVLRIGSDLPVPIGICLDAGATPGQDRLLAAAAAYDSLKQAVVVVDAGTAMTVDFVDGEGVFHGGAIIPGAALQLKSLHEHTAALPRVAFAQPDPKEPFGRNTAAAMLLGVYEGMRGAMHRLVERYAEHYKAFPMVVVTGGDADVLFTDDDLVDRHVPDLVLMGIRVAAEKSIEEDSSDHDASVDAREE
- a CDS encoding 50S ribosome-binding GTPase — its product is MTVGGGMASWLTAGGAGAIAAFQVDAEPPLLAGALGIDLPAIGEAGLRRICDLDDAVVLRTSARTLLVTPHGGARIRQRLVRALMDAGVAFASPEQRAPEEIYVEAANELEARMLQAVAQAASADAIPLLLAQPGRWKLFGEPTSQDLPRSQRLRCLIHPPTVVLAGAPNAGKSTLLNALVGRTAAVASPVAGTTRDFVSARVLLAGLTCRVVDAPGFATSDDAIEQAAIARARRELAEADLVIALAAPHQAWPSFEQDRVLRIRTMSDLPRSAPSIGDNGNALRVSAKTGEGLIEFARAIREILVPAADLASNRPWQFW